The Citrifermentans bemidjiense Bem genome window below encodes:
- the fabD gene encoding ACP S-malonyltransferase has product MQSFAFIFPGQGSQHAGMGKELAENFKSARISFEEADDALGFSLSRLCFEGPEDDLKLTANTQPAILAASVAALRVLREETPLTPSFLAGHSLGEYSALVASGALDFADALRTVRARGSFMQDAVPVGVGAMAAILGAEAEQLAEICAEAAQGEVVSPANFNSPGQIVVAGHTAAVNRAIEIAKAKGFRKAMLLPVSAPFHCALMQKAAERLAETLQSVQVNPLATPVVTNVEAKPNSDPARVKPLLVEQVCAPVLWDQIVQQIVAAGVTNFVEIGPGKVLAGLVKRINKETASFNVQDVAGVKALTGGAI; this is encoded by the coding sequence ATGCAATCTTTTGCATTCATTTTCCCGGGGCAGGGATCGCAGCACGCCGGGATGGGCAAGGAGCTGGCGGAGAACTTCAAGAGCGCCAGGATCAGTTTCGAGGAGGCGGACGACGCGCTTGGTTTCTCCCTGTCGCGCCTTTGCTTCGAAGGGCCCGAGGATGATCTGAAGCTTACCGCCAACACGCAGCCGGCGATCCTCGCGGCGAGCGTAGCGGCCTTGAGGGTCCTCCGGGAGGAGACGCCGCTCACCCCGTCGTTTCTGGCTGGCCACTCGCTGGGCGAGTACTCCGCGCTGGTAGCCTCGGGCGCGCTCGACTTCGCCGACGCGCTGAGGACGGTTAGGGCGCGCGGCAGCTTCATGCAGGACGCGGTCCCGGTCGGCGTGGGCGCCATGGCTGCCATCCTGGGGGCCGAGGCCGAGCAGCTGGCCGAGATCTGCGCCGAGGCGGCGCAGGGCGAGGTGGTCTCTCCCGCGAACTTCAACTCGCCGGGGCAGATCGTCGTCGCCGGCCACACGGCGGCGGTCAACCGCGCCATCGAAATCGCCAAGGCCAAAGGTTTCAGGAAGGCGATGCTCCTTCCGGTCAGCGCCCCTTTCCATTGTGCCCTGATGCAGAAGGCGGCCGAGCGTCTGGCCGAGACGCTTCAGTCGGTGCAGGTGAACCCGCTCGCGACCCCGGTGGTGACCAACGTGGAGGCGAAGCCCAACTCCGACCCCGCACGCGTGAAGCCGCTTCTAGTGGAGCAGGTCTGCGCCCCGGTCCTCTGGGACCAGATCGTGCAGCAGATCGTCGCCGCCGGCGTCACCAACTTCGTCGAGATCGGCCCGGGCAAGGTGCTCGCCGGCCTGGTGAAGAGGATCAACAAGGAAACCGCCAGCTTCAACGTGCAGGACGTGGCCGGCGTTAAGGCTTTGACAGGAGGGGCTATATGA
- the hisS gene encoding histidine--tRNA ligase, with protein sequence MAITGIKGFNDILPGEVEKWQYIEATARRVFELYGLSEIRIPILEKTELFCRSIGDATDIVEKEMYSFVDKGENKVTMRPEGTASVMRAYVEHKMHALDPVARLYYMGPMFRYERPQKGRYRQFHQIGAEITGVAAPSVDAQVLTMLTHFFNELGLTEPSLQINSLGCPCCRPLYRDALKKFLLDRIDSLCEDCKRRYESNPLRALDCKSAGCQEATQGAPSMLDYLCGECSAHFDQTRKYLELADTPYAINKRMVRGLDYYTRTTFEMVTTLLGAQSAVAAGGRYDGLIAEIGGPQIPGIGFAMGVERVALLLAEKEFSRRPDLFIAAMGEEAHAEAFRLMSALQRGGAAVEIDYEGKSLKSQMRRADKFNSRFTLIIGGDELSRGTAPLKNMDGGTQSEVPLDAESIRAGMNGK encoded by the coding sequence GTGGCCATAACAGGTATCAAGGGTTTCAACGACATTCTCCCGGGCGAAGTCGAGAAGTGGCAGTACATCGAGGCGACTGCGCGGCGGGTTTTCGAACTTTACGGGCTCTCCGAGATCAGGATTCCCATCCTCGAGAAGACCGAGCTTTTCTGCCGCTCCATTGGCGACGCGACCGACATCGTGGAAAAGGAGATGTACTCCTTCGTGGACAAGGGCGAGAACAAGGTGACCATGCGCCCGGAGGGGACCGCGTCGGTGATGCGGGCTTACGTCGAGCACAAGATGCACGCGCTCGACCCGGTGGCGCGCCTTTACTACATGGGGCCGATGTTCCGTTACGAGCGTCCCCAAAAGGGGCGCTACCGCCAGTTCCACCAGATCGGCGCCGAGATCACCGGGGTGGCGGCCCCGAGCGTCGACGCCCAGGTGCTCACAATGCTGACCCACTTCTTCAACGAACTGGGATTGACCGAGCCTAGCCTGCAGATCAACTCGCTGGGGTGCCCCTGCTGCCGTCCGCTCTACCGCGACGCGCTCAAGAAGTTTCTCCTGGACCGGATCGACAGCCTGTGCGAGGACTGCAAGCGCCGCTACGAGTCGAACCCGCTGCGCGCCTTGGACTGCAAGTCCGCAGGCTGCCAGGAGGCGACCCAGGGCGCTCCCTCCATGCTCGACTACCTTTGCGGCGAGTGCAGCGCCCACTTCGACCAGACCAGGAAATACCTGGAGCTCGCCGACACCCCCTACGCCATCAACAAGAGGATGGTGCGCGGCCTCGACTACTACACCCGGACCACCTTCGAGATGGTGACCACCCTTTTGGGCGCGCAGAGCGCAGTGGCTGCGGGGGGGCGCTACGACGGCCTCATCGCCGAGATCGGCGGGCCGCAGATCCCGGGTATAGGCTTCGCCATGGGGGTCGAGCGGGTTGCGCTCCTTTTGGCCGAGAAGGAGTTCTCTCGCCGTCCCGACCTCTTCATCGCGGCCATGGGGGAGGAGGCGCACGCCGAGGCGTTCCGTCTCATGTCGGCACTGCAGCGCGGCGGCGCGGCCGTGGAGATCGACTATGAAGGGAAGAGCCTGAAGAGCCAGATGAGGCGTGCCGACAAGTTCAACTCGCGCTTCACGCTGATCATAGGCGGCGACGAGCTCTCCCGCGGCACCGCTCCCCTGAAGAACATGGACGGCGGCACCCAGTCCGAAGTGCCGCTCGATGCGGAGAGCATCAGAGCCGGGATGAACGGCAAATAG
- the fabG gene encoding 3-oxoacyl-[acyl-carrier-protein] reductase, translated as MSLNGQVAIVTGASRGIGRAIALKLALQGAAVVVTATTKEGAARTADEIAAAGGRALAVKVDVSVVSEVEALFKEAVAAFGKVDILVNNAGITKDGLLLRMKEEDWDAVLDVNLKGSFNCTREAAKIMSKARYGRIVNVSSVVGEMGNPGQANYCASKAGMIGLTKSVARELARRNVTVNAVTPGFIETDMTSELSEKTRESLQEQIPMGRLGSADDISGAVLFLVSDAAAYITGHVLSVNGGMYM; from the coding sequence ATGAGCTTGAACGGACAGGTAGCGATAGTTACCGGCGCCTCCCGCGGCATCGGCCGCGCCATTGCGCTGAAGCTCGCGCTACAGGGGGCCGCCGTGGTGGTCACCGCCACCACCAAGGAAGGTGCTGCGCGCACAGCCGACGAGATCGCAGCTGCCGGCGGCCGTGCACTCGCGGTAAAGGTCGACGTCTCCGTCGTCTCCGAGGTCGAGGCGCTCTTCAAGGAGGCGGTAGCCGCCTTCGGCAAGGTCGACATCCTGGTGAACAACGCCGGGATCACCAAGGACGGCCTCCTTCTCAGGATGAAGGAAGAGGACTGGGACGCGGTGCTCGACGTGAACCTGAAGGGGAGCTTCAACTGTACCCGCGAGGCCGCGAAGATCATGTCCAAGGCGCGCTACGGCAGGATCGTCAACGTCTCCTCGGTCGTGGGCGAGATGGGGAACCCGGGGCAGGCCAACTACTGCGCCTCCAAGGCCGGGATGATCGGCCTCACCAAGTCGGTAGCCAGGGAACTGGCCCGCAGGAACGTAACGGTGAACGCGGTGACGCCGGGCTTCATAGAGACCGACATGACCAGCGAGCTCTCCGAGAAGACCCGCGAGTCGCTCCAGGAGCAGATCCCCATGGGGCGGCTGGGCTCCGCCGACGACATCTCCGGGGCCGTTTTGTTCCTCGTTTCGGACGCGGCAGCCTACATTACCGGGCACGTCCTGTCAGTCAACGGCGGCATGTACATGTGA
- the acpP gene encoding acyl carrier protein — MASIEKRIKEIVAEQLGVDEAQVTNESSFMDDLGADSLDTVELVMALEEEFEIEISDEDAEKIQSVQDAIDYITDHT; from the coding sequence ATGGCTTCGATCGAAAAACGCATTAAAGAAATAGTTGCCGAACAGCTTGGTGTAGACGAGGCACAGGTGACTAATGAGTCTTCCTTCATGGATGACCTCGGCGCTGACTCGCTGGATACCGTGGAACTGGTAATGGCCCTCGAAGAAGAGTTCGAAATCGAAATCTCTGACGAAGACGCCGAAAAAATCCAGTCCGTCCAGGACGCAATCGACTACATCACCGATCATACCTAG
- a CDS encoding radical SAM protein: MYFFNYDEPLFRPPSEAGSLIFQITIGCSQNSCKFCGMYKMKRFRIRSLDEVRTEIGSIPPRYRAQVKRVFLADGDALIYPQKGLESILDLLAETFPALTRIGAYASPNSLGTKSVEELAALRGKKLRILYFGLESGDAETLKLVDKGFEPGEMLELCRKAKSAGIKLSVTAILGLAGRKRSAEHAAATAKWVSALSPEYFSLLTMFQRHNDDFLKLIEPLSHGEILLETCALLEGLHPQGTILRSNHVSNFLNLAGSYPKDRERLIETVDAALQHAKRDPRWCAEIPSYQEEYY; the protein is encoded by the coding sequence ATGTACTTCTTCAACTACGACGAGCCGCTCTTTCGCCCCCCCTCAGAGGCGGGGAGCCTGATCTTCCAGATCACCATCGGCTGCTCCCAGAACAGCTGCAAGTTCTGCGGGATGTACAAGATGAAGCGCTTCCGCATCCGCAGCCTCGACGAGGTGCGCACCGAGATCGGCTCCATCCCCCCGCGCTACCGCGCCCAAGTGAAGCGGGTATTTCTTGCCGACGGGGACGCGCTCATCTACCCGCAAAAGGGGTTGGAGTCGATCCTCGATTTGCTGGCAGAGACCTTTCCCGCGCTGACCCGGATTGGCGCCTATGCCTCACCGAACAGCCTCGGCACCAAAAGCGTCGAGGAGCTGGCCGCACTGCGCGGCAAGAAGTTGCGCATCCTCTACTTCGGGCTGGAAAGCGGGGACGCCGAGACGCTCAAGCTAGTGGACAAGGGGTTTGAGCCGGGGGAGATGCTGGAGCTGTGCCGCAAGGCGAAGAGCGCTGGGATCAAGCTGTCGGTGACGGCCATCCTGGGGCTTGCCGGCAGAAAACGTAGCGCCGAGCATGCCGCCGCCACGGCAAAGTGGGTGAGCGCGCTTTCCCCGGAGTACTTCTCGCTGCTCACCATGTTCCAGCGCCACAACGACGACTTCCTGAAGCTGATCGAGCCTTTGAGCCACGGAGAGATCCTGCTGGAAACATGCGCCCTTCTGGAAGGGCTGCACCCCCAGGGGACCATCCTGCGCTCGAACCACGTCTCCAACTTTTTAAACCTCGCCGGCAGCTACCCCAAGGACCGGGAGCGCCTGATCGAGACCGTGGATGCGGCCTTGCAACACGCAAAAAGGGACCCCCGCTGGTGCGCGGAGATCCCTTCTTATCAGGAAGAATACTATTAG
- the glyA gene encoding serine hydroxymethyltransferase: MSVLETFDPAVAEVIRQETERQEYNLELIASENFVSPAVLEAQGSVLTNKYAEGYPGKRYYGGCHCVDVVENLAIDRAKELFGADHVNVQPHSGSQANMAVYFSVLKPGDTVLGMNLAHGGHLTHGSPVNFSGKLFNIVPYGVSKETQTIDYEETERLALEHKPKMIVVGASAYPRIIDFEAFRRIADKVGAVVMVDMAHIAGLVAAGLHPSPVPYAEFVTTTTHKTLRGPRGGMIMCREDWAKTLNSNIFPGIQGGPLMHVIAAKAVAFKEALTPEFKQYQGQIVKNAKALAEGLTKRGFKLTSGGTDNHLMLVDLSQTELTGKVAEEALDRAGITVNKNGIPFDTRSPFITSGIRIGTPAATSHGLKEAEMEQVAGFIAEVLGNVSDEAKLAAVKTQVNALMKRFPMYANRLV; encoded by the coding sequence ATGTCAGTACTGGAAACATTCGATCCGGCAGTCGCGGAGGTCATCAGGCAAGAGACCGAGCGTCAGGAGTACAACCTCGAACTGATCGCCTCGGAGAACTTCGTCTCCCCGGCGGTGCTCGAGGCGCAGGGCTCGGTCCTCACCAACAAGTACGCCGAAGGGTATCCCGGCAAGCGTTACTACGGCGGTTGCCATTGCGTCGACGTGGTGGAGAACCTCGCCATCGACCGCGCCAAGGAACTCTTCGGCGCCGATCACGTCAACGTGCAGCCGCACTCCGGTTCCCAGGCCAACATGGCTGTCTACTTCTCCGTGCTGAAGCCCGGCGACACCGTGCTCGGGATGAACCTGGCCCACGGCGGCCACCTGACCCACGGCAGCCCGGTCAACTTCTCCGGCAAGCTCTTCAACATCGTCCCCTACGGCGTGTCCAAAGAGACCCAGACCATCGACTACGAGGAGACCGAGCGCCTCGCCCTCGAGCACAAGCCGAAGATGATCGTCGTCGGCGCCTCCGCCTACCCGCGCATCATCGACTTCGAGGCCTTCCGCCGCATCGCCGACAAGGTGGGAGCCGTGGTCATGGTGGACATGGCGCACATCGCCGGCCTCGTCGCGGCAGGGCTGCACCCGAGCCCGGTTCCCTACGCCGAGTTCGTCACCACCACCACCCACAAGACCCTGCGCGGACCGCGCGGCGGCATGATCATGTGCCGCGAGGACTGGGCCAAGACCCTCAACTCCAACATCTTCCCGGGCATCCAGGGCGGCCCGCTCATGCACGTGATCGCAGCCAAGGCAGTCGCCTTCAAGGAGGCGCTGACCCCGGAGTTCAAGCAGTACCAGGGGCAGATCGTGAAGAACGCCAAGGCGCTAGCCGAAGGGCTCACCAAGCGCGGCTTCAAGCTCACCTCCGGCGGGACCGACAACCACCTGATGCTGGTGGACCTCTCCCAGACCGAGCTGACCGGCAAGGTAGCCGAAGAGGCGCTCGACCGCGCCGGGATCACCGTCAACAAGAACGGCATCCCCTTCGACACCCGCTCGCCGTTCATCACCTCCGGCATCCGCATCGGCACCCCGGCTGCGACCAGCCACGGGCTGAAAGAGGCCGAGATGGAGCAGGTGGCAGGGTTCATCGCCGAGGTCCTGGGCAACGTCAGCGACGAGGCCAAGCTCGCCGCAGTAAAGACCCAGGTCAACGCGCTGATGAAGCGTTTCCCCATGTACGCCAACCGCCTCGTCTAG
- a CDS encoding GGDEF domain-containing response regulator, whose translation MERILLVEDDSFFREIFTDLLKEDGYSVEVAVSGEEALEMIGKGGYHLVVTDLVMRDVSGLDILSTVKRLDPATAVIMVTGHANVETAIYALKNGATDYLIKPINHDEFRHIVAHCLEQRRLLDENLELKGLVNLFQVSQNIANCLELERIYPLLMEALSKEIGANRGLGYFSEGGQLVLHEMKGIDEQSAPLLGQAVIAECDLHDDGVSNLVMLRDFLPEGAGFGEIREAICLYIRQKSTLEGVIILVNDPDSTLPREVNRKHVTFLLDQASLALDNAARYNFAKDLLYIDELTGLYNYRYLDVVLERELKRSERYGSNLSVLFLDIDLFKSVNDTFGHLIGSRVLREIGSLLRKSVRDVDAVIRYGGDEYTIVLVETGLDGAAIVAERIRKMVEAHTFSKADGLSIKLTVSLGYACSPDDASTKTELLEMADQAMYRGKAAGKNKAFHAQRLTTPP comes from the coding sequence ATGGAAAGGATTCTTTTAGTCGAAGACGACAGCTTCTTCAGAGAGATCTTCACAGACCTTCTCAAAGAAGATGGCTACAGCGTCGAGGTGGCCGTCTCCGGTGAAGAGGCATTGGAGATGATCGGAAAGGGCGGGTATCACCTGGTTGTCACCGACCTGGTGATGCGCGACGTCAGCGGACTGGACATCCTATCGACGGTAAAGAGGCTGGACCCTGCCACGGCGGTCATCATGGTGACCGGGCACGCCAATGTGGAAACCGCCATATACGCGCTGAAAAACGGGGCAACCGACTACCTCATCAAGCCCATCAACCACGACGAATTCCGGCATATCGTCGCGCACTGCCTGGAGCAGCGCAGGCTCCTGGACGAGAACCTTGAGCTGAAGGGGCTGGTCAACCTGTTCCAGGTAAGCCAGAACATAGCCAACTGCCTGGAACTGGAGCGCATCTATCCTCTTTTGATGGAGGCGCTGTCCAAGGAGATCGGCGCCAACCGGGGGTTGGGCTACTTCAGCGAGGGTGGGCAGCTGGTGCTGCACGAAATGAAGGGGATCGACGAGCAGAGCGCTCCCCTGCTGGGTCAGGCGGTGATCGCCGAGTGCGACCTGCATGACGACGGCGTCAGCAACCTGGTCATGCTCAGGGATTTTCTTCCGGAAGGGGCGGGATTCGGCGAGATAAGGGAGGCGATCTGCCTCTACATCCGCCAGAAAAGCACGCTGGAAGGGGTCATCATCCTGGTCAACGACCCCGACTCCACGCTCCCCAGGGAGGTGAACCGCAAGCACGTCACCTTCCTCCTCGATCAAGCCTCGCTGGCTCTCGACAACGCCGCACGTTACAACTTCGCCAAGGACCTGCTCTACATCGACGAGTTGACCGGCCTTTACAACTACCGCTACCTCGACGTGGTGCTGGAGCGGGAGCTGAAGCGCTCGGAGCGCTACGGTTCCAACCTCTCCGTGCTCTTTCTGGACATCGACCTCTTCAAGTCGGTGAACGACACCTTCGGGCACCTGATCGGCAGCCGGGTGCTGCGGGAGATCGGCAGCCTGCTCAGAAAGAGCGTCCGCGACGTGGATGCCGTGATCCGCTACGGCGGCGACGAGTACACCATCGTGCTGGTCGAGACCGGCCTGGACGGCGCGGCGATAGTCGCCGAGCGTATCAGGAAGATGGTTGAGGCACATACATTCTCCAAGGCCGACGGGCTCTCCATCAAGCTCACCGTCAGCCTCGGCTACGCCTGCTCCCCGGACGACGCCTCCACGAAGACGGAACTCCTCGAGATGGCGGATCAGGCGATGTACCGCGGCAAGGCCGCCGGCAAGAACAAGGCCTTCCACGCCCAGCGGCTGACCACCCCTCCCTGA
- the fabF gene encoding beta-ketoacyl-ACP synthase II, with the protein MRRVVVTGVGVVSPLGTGNGKNWDALVAGKSGIAPITRFDASDLPVKIAGEVKDFVPEDFIDKKEIKKMDLFIQYALAAAHFAMEDSGLVIDEENAERVGVLVGAGLGGLPAIERYHTALQEGGYKKISPFFIPMLIINLAPGHISIKYGAKGPNVSSVSACATGTHSIGDAYHMIQRGDADAMIAGGTESTVTPLGIGGFSVMKALSTNNDNPAGASRPFDKGRDGFILSEGAGIVVLEEYEAAKARGAKIYGEVVGYGLSGDAYHLTSPAPGGEGAARCMKMALRTAGINPEQVDYINAHGTSTPYGDVGETTAIKTVFGDHAFKLMVSSTKSMTGHLLGAAGGIEACFSLMAMQNSVVPPTINYTDPDPECDLDYVPNTARDAKVEYAMSNSFGFGGTNASLLFKKV; encoded by the coding sequence ATGAGAAGAGTTGTTGTTACGGGAGTCGGTGTGGTTTCCCCGCTTGGGACCGGAAACGGCAAGAACTGGGATGCACTGGTGGCTGGCAAGTCCGGCATCGCCCCGATCACCCGTTTTGATGCCTCTGACCTGCCGGTGAAGATCGCGGGTGAGGTTAAGGACTTCGTCCCCGAGGATTTCATCGATAAAAAAGAGATCAAGAAGATGGATCTCTTCATCCAGTACGCGCTTGCCGCAGCCCATTTCGCCATGGAAGACTCCGGCCTCGTCATCGACGAAGAGAACGCCGAGCGCGTCGGCGTCCTGGTCGGCGCCGGCCTGGGCGGCCTCCCCGCCATCGAGCGCTACCACACGGCGCTGCAGGAGGGGGGGTACAAGAAGATCTCCCCGTTCTTCATCCCGATGCTGATCATCAACCTGGCTCCGGGGCACATCTCCATCAAGTACGGCGCTAAGGGACCCAACGTCTCTTCCGTCTCGGCCTGCGCTACGGGCACCCACTCCATCGGCGACGCCTACCACATGATTCAGCGCGGCGATGCAGACGCCATGATCGCCGGCGGCACCGAATCGACCGTGACCCCCCTGGGGATCGGCGGTTTCTCCGTCATGAAGGCGCTCTCCACCAACAACGACAACCCGGCAGGCGCCTCCAGACCCTTCGACAAGGGTAGGGACGGCTTCATCCTCTCCGAAGGGGCCGGCATTGTGGTGCTGGAGGAGTACGAGGCGGCCAAGGCACGCGGCGCCAAGATCTACGGCGAGGTGGTCGGCTACGGCCTTTCCGGCGACGCCTATCACCTGACCTCTCCCGCCCCCGGCGGCGAGGGTGCGGCGCGCTGCATGAAGATGGCGCTCAGGACCGCAGGCATCAACCCGGAGCAGGTCGACTACATCAACGCCCACGGCACTTCTACCCCGTACGGCGACGTCGGCGAGACCACGGCCATAAAGACCGTCTTCGGCGACCACGCCTTCAAGCTAATGGTATCTTCCACGAAGTCGATGACCGGCCACCTTCTCGGTGCCGCCGGCGGCATAGAGGCCTGCTTCTCGCTCATGGCGATGCAGAACTCCGTGGTGCCCCCGACCATCAACTACACGGATCCCGACCCCGAGTGCGACCTGGACTACGTCCCGAATACCGCGCGCGACGCCAAGGTGGAGTACGCCATGAGCAACTCCTTCGGCTTCGGCGGGACCAATGCGTCGCTGCTCTTTAAGAAGGTGTAG
- the rpiB gene encoding ribose 5-phosphate isomerase B, whose protein sequence is MIVLGSDHGGLELKNEIKNLLDQRGIPCEDLGTHNGDSVDYPDFGVAVSRRVSEGSAEKGILVCSTGIGMSIVANKFPGVRAALATDVFMATMAKEHNNANILVLGGRVLKTELAREMVAAWLDTAFAAGRHQGRLDKIAAVERQLGTKLS, encoded by the coding sequence ATGATAGTCCTCGGCAGCGATCACGGCGGCCTCGAGCTGAAGAACGAGATCAAGAACCTCCTAGACCAGAGGGGGATTCCCTGCGAAGACCTCGGCACCCATAACGGCGACTCCGTCGACTACCCCGATTTCGGGGTGGCCGTGTCGCGCCGCGTCTCGGAAGGGAGCGCGGAGAAGGGTATCCTGGTCTGCAGCACCGGAATCGGCATGTCCATCGTGGCCAACAAGTTCCCTGGAGTACGCGCGGCACTTGCCACGGACGTCTTCATGGCGACCATGGCCAAGGAGCACAACAACGCGAACATACTGGTGCTCGGCGGGCGCGTGCTGAAAACAGAACTCGCCCGCGAGATGGTGGCCGCCTGGCTGGACACCGCGTTCGCCGCGGGAAGGCACCAGGGGCGCCTGGACAAGATCGCCGCAGTCGAACGCCAACTGGGAACCAAGCTTTCCTGA
- a CDS encoding DNA internalization-related competence protein ComEC/Rec2 has protein sequence MVSADLLDALPPFWTLIALLAITFPACFVRSLFPFRLSLSLLFFVWGALSLSLFLRPADRLAAVAGAGPVLVEGVVDQRPEGTVTGGAKLYLQVERLRTGTVETEARGRLLVYVREGRVPFCSGDRILFRSRIRKPLNLGLPGEVEQARRLAYQGVFATGFVLKAEEIVLLRSGTGLAHRMDRLAASLGRFVMREVPGSDGGVLKALLLGDKGDVPEQLQDAYARSGVNHILSISGFHIGIIFLALFQLLFFAARRCEPLALRLNLRQVLPLLVLPVLVFYLFLSGAAPATLRSVLMICAMVAALYLRREMDPVNTVMLAACAILFLAPQDLFDVSFQLSFLAIWGLVVLAPPLAAPVTKLPALLRWLWLLAAASLAAVLATLVPVAYYFQRVSLVGLVANLLVVPLMGYGSVVAGFASLSLSRLAEPAAQALLQLAALLVRMSDWVIEYLSRAPVLTGYAPGKLDLLLACLALCAVTFPDSKVKRLAALSPLLLALVWRAIPAGGAGDGLLHLYFLSVGQGDATLAHLPDGKWMLVDGGGNANDASAKVGPRLLLPALNALGVRRIDYLVLTHEHPDHLQGVSYLAARFEVGEFWESGVPSASYEYGQLKWILAARGVPVRRVNGALGEFSAGGATVQPLWPSSTDPPASGDANDSSLVFRLSHGAASVFLAADLGEKGERELLARGTLSRSSLLKVAHHGSRYSTCDPFLAALAPKDAVISAGYGNVFRLPAPATIARLQRRGVRVYRTDHEGTVEAVLAQEGTVIVSMPWGHFN, from the coding sequence TTGGTCAGCGCCGATCTTCTCGATGCCCTCCCCCCGTTCTGGACCCTGATAGCGCTCCTCGCCATTACCTTTCCCGCCTGTTTCGTCCGAAGCCTCTTCCCCTTTAGGCTCTCGCTTTCCCTGCTGTTCTTCGTCTGGGGCGCCCTTTCTCTCTCTTTGTTTCTGCGCCCTGCCGACCGCCTTGCCGCGGTGGCCGGCGCTGGGCCGGTGCTGGTCGAGGGGGTCGTGGACCAGCGCCCGGAGGGTACGGTGACTGGAGGCGCGAAGCTGTATCTGCAGGTGGAGCGGCTTCGGACCGGAACCGTCGAGACTGAAGCACGGGGGCGTCTGCTCGTTTACGTCAGGGAGGGGAGGGTGCCCTTTTGCAGCGGCGACCGGATCCTCTTCCGCTCCAGGATTCGCAAGCCGCTCAACCTGGGGTTGCCGGGAGAGGTGGAGCAGGCGCGCCGCCTTGCCTATCAAGGCGTTTTCGCCACCGGCTTCGTACTAAAGGCAGAGGAGATTGTGCTGCTGCGTTCGGGGACGGGACTGGCTCACCGGATGGACCGGCTGGCAGCTTCGCTCGGGCGCTTCGTCATGAGGGAGGTTCCCGGCAGCGATGGGGGCGTGCTGAAGGCGCTGCTTCTCGGGGACAAGGGGGATGTGCCGGAGCAGTTGCAGGATGCCTACGCCAGAAGCGGGGTGAACCACATCCTCTCCATATCCGGCTTTCATATAGGGATCATCTTCCTGGCGTTGTTTCAGCTGCTGTTCTTCGCGGCGCGCCGCTGCGAGCCCTTGGCCCTGCGCCTGAACCTGAGGCAGGTGCTTCCGCTTTTGGTGCTGCCGGTGCTGGTCTTTTACCTGTTCCTGTCCGGGGCGGCACCGGCTACGCTGAGAAGCGTGCTGATGATCTGCGCGATGGTGGCGGCGCTATATCTAAGGCGCGAGATGGATCCGGTCAATACCGTCATGCTGGCCGCCTGCGCCATCTTGTTCCTCGCCCCTCAGGACTTGTTCGACGTGTCGTTCCAACTATCCTTCCTGGCCATCTGGGGACTGGTCGTCCTCGCTCCCCCTCTGGCGGCGCCCGTCACCAAACTCCCTGCGCTGCTGCGCTGGCTGTGGCTTTTGGCGGCAGCCTCGCTGGCTGCGGTCTTGGCGACCCTGGTCCCGGTGGCGTATTACTTTCAGCGGGTGAGCCTGGTCGGGCTGGTCGCGAACCTGCTGGTGGTGCCGCTCATGGGGTACGGCTCGGTCGTCGCCGGCTTCGCCTCGCTTTCCTTGAGCCGTCTCGCCGAACCGGCCGCGCAGGCGCTGCTGCAGCTCGCAGCCCTGCTGGTCCGTATGTCGGACTGGGTGATCGAATACCTCTCCCGGGCCCCGGTTTTGACCGGATACGCACCGGGGAAGCTGGACCTGCTGCTCGCCTGCCTGGCACTTTGCGCGGTCACCTTCCCGGACTCGAAGGTCAAGCGGCTCGCGGCGCTCTCCCCCCTGCTCCTGGCGCTGGTTTGGCGTGCCATCCCGGCAGGCGGCGCCGGCGATGGGCTGTTGCACCTGTACTTTCTGAGCGTGGGGCAGGGGGACGCGACGCTGGCCCATTTGCCGGACGGGAAGTGGATGCTGGTGGACGGCGGGGGGAATGCCAATGATGCGTCGGCCAAGGTCGGGCCGCGCCTGCTGCTGCCGGCGCTGAACGCCTTGGGGGTGCGGCGCATCGACTACCTGGTGCTCACCCACGAGCACCCTGACCACCTGCAGGGGGTCTCCTATCTTGCCGCCAGGTTCGAGGTGGGGGAGTTCTGGGAAAGCGGCGTTCCGTCTGCCTCCTACGAGTACGGACAGCTCAAGTGGATCCTGGCCGCGCGCGGGGTCCCGGTGCGCAGGGTTAACGGCGCGCTGGGGGAGTTCAGCGCCGGCGGCGCGACCGTGCAGCCGTTATGGCCGTCGTCGACGGACCCGCCTGCTTCCGGAGACGCCAACGACTCCTCGCTGGTGTTCAGGTTGAGCCACGGGGCGGCGTCGGTGTTTCTTGCCGCAGACCTGGGGGAAAAAGGGGAACGGGAACTCCTGGCGCGGGGGACGCTCTCGCGCTCTTCCCTCTTAAAGGTGGCGCATCATGGCAGCAGGTACTCGACCTGCGACCCATTTCTAGCCGCGCTGGCTCCGAAAGACGCTGTGATTTCAGCTGGATATGGGAATGTCTTCCGCCTTCCCGCTCCCGCTACCATCGCCCGGCTGCAAAGGCGCGGTGTCCGAGTCTACCGCACCGACCATGAAGGCACAGTAGAGGCGGTACTGGCACAAGAAGGTACCGTTATTGTATCAATGCCTTGGGGGCATTTTAATTGA